Proteins found in one Triticum aestivum cultivar Chinese Spring chromosome 4D, IWGSC CS RefSeq v2.1, whole genome shotgun sequence genomic segment:
- the LOC123099517 gene encoding uncharacterized protein produces MRTLVERVGFMRAMPPPNRPFKGHSMSSPVDPIVFHLLELDLPADDSDDRHQGPLRHRWNRKLLFHLTQEILADLLHLDDNGASSATRLHGLALLSKVWSTIKAFPAADCRVVGNIDVLVALDLHVTQFRCLRGLDDDTWTPFGGSLMSHGHHSTCYSILL; encoded by the coding sequence ATGCGGACGTTGGTAGAGCGCGTCGGGTTCATGCGCGCAATGCCGCCGCCGAACCGGCCGTTCAAGGGCCACTCCATGTCATCCCCGGTGGACCCGATCGTGTTCCACCTCCTGGAGCTGGACCTCCCCGCGGACGACTCCGACGACCGGCACCAAGGCCCGCTGCGGCACCGGTGGAACCGGAAGCTCCTCTTCCACCTCACGCAAGAAATCCTCGCCGACCTCCTCCACCTCGACGACAACGGCGCCTCCTCCGCAACCAGACTTCACGGGCTGGCGCTGCTATCGAAGGTGTGGAGCACGATTAAGGCGTTCCCGGCAGCGGACTGCAGGGTGGTGGGTAACATCGACGTGCTGGTGGCACTGGACCTGCATGTCACCCAATTTCGTTGTCTTCGGGGGTTAGATGATGACACATGGACACCATTCGGTGGCAGTTTGATGTCACATGGACACCATTCCACCTGTTATTCAATACTACTATGA